Proteins from a single region of Syngnathus scovelli strain Florida chromosome 7, RoL_Ssco_1.2, whole genome shotgun sequence:
- the mark4b gene encoding MAP/microtubule affinity-regulating kinase 4 isoform X6 — protein sequence MSLLRAALPGNERKPDHHTSLSNSRSDKGPGWSSRSLGARCRNSIALCSDEQPHIGNYRLLKTIGKGNFAKVKLARHILTGKEVAIKIIDKTQLNPSSLQKLFREVRIMKTLNHPNIVQLFEVIETEKTLYLIMEYASGGEVFDYLVAHGRMKEKEARGKFRQIVSAVHYCHQKNIVHRDLKAENLLLDANSNIKIADFGFSNEFMAGSKLDTFCGSPPYAAPELFQGKKYDGPEVDIWSLGVILYTLVSGSLPFDGQNLKELRERVLRGKYRVPFYMSTDCEGILRRFLVLNPTKRCSLEQIMKDKWLNVSYEGEELKPHKEPEEDFNDTVRIDVMVGMGFTREEIRDSLVSHKYNEVTATYFLLARKNEAESTVSRSASSLSLARARTGTIANGTSKHSTSSSGASSSSSAHKPQRSVSTYQRQRRHSDFCAPAAPGSAHPKRSPSGVGEASGLKEERLSVRKPSNSTVSSRSIPTPSSPMVSSAHNPNKAEIPDRRKEANSTTNNVSASGMTRRNTYVCSADRQSLLQNGKENSSLSHRLPPASPSTHSFTGTSASSASSTSTTSSRLSRGSTARSTFHGGQIRDRRPPLHGTAASPTLSHDTGGTLPGARTPRTPSNLLSKLTSKLTRRVTDEPERISRSPVTSVTS from the exons ATGTCTTTATTAAGAGCCGCACTGCCCGGAAACGAGCGGAAACCGGATCAT CACACCTCGCTGTCCAACAGCCGCTCGGACAAGGGTCCAGGTTGGTCCAGCCGCTCGCTGGGTGCCCGATGTCGCAACTCCATCGCGCTGTGCTCAGATGAACAGCCGCACATCGGAAACTACCGGCTGCTCAAGACCATCGGCAAGGGCAACTTCGCCAAGGTCAAACTGGCGCGACACATCCTAACTGGCAaagag gttgcaataaaaataattgaTAAAACACAACTCAACCCTTCGAGCCTACAGAAG ctttttcgtgAGGTACGCATCATGAAAACCCTCAACCATCCCAACATAG TCCAGCTTTTTGAGGTCATCGAGACGGAGAAGACACTATACCTGATTATGGAGTACGCCAGTGGAG GGGAGGTGTTTGACTACCTCGTGGCTCATGGCCGCATGAAGGAGAAAGAAGCCCGCGGCAAGTTCCGACAG ATTGTGTCAGCAGTGCACTATTGCCATCAGAAGAACATTGTTCACAGAGACTTGAAG GCGGAGAATCTGCTCTTGGACGCCAACTCCAACATCAAAATCGCTGACTTTGGCTTCAGCAACGAGTTTATGGCTGGCAGCAAACTGGACACCTTCTGCGGCTCGCCGCCCTACGCCGCGCCCGAACTTTTCCAAGGCAAGAAATACGATGGTCCCGAGGTGGACATCTGGAGCCTGGGCGTCATCCTCTACACCCTGGTCAGCGGCTCGCTGCCCTTTGACGGCCAAAACCTAAAG GAGTTGCGTGAGCGTGTCCTGAGAGGCAAATACCGTGTGCCCTTCTACATGTCCACAGACTGCGAAGGAATCTTGCGCCGCTTCCTGGTCCTCAACCCGACTAAGCGCTGTTCATTGGAG CAAATCATGAAAGACAAGTGGTTGAATGTGAGCTATGAAGGAGAAGAGCTGAAACCTCACAAAGAGCCCGAGGAGGACTTCAACGACACCGTCCGCATTG ATGTGATGGTGGGGATGGGTTTCACCAGAGAGGAGATCCGAGATTCTCTGGTCAGTCACAAGTACAATGAGGTGACGGCCACGTACTTCCTGCTGGCACGAAAGAACGAG GCCGAAAGCACAGTGTCCCGATCAGCCAGCAGTCTCAGCCTGGCTCGCGCCAGGACCGGTACCATCGCCAACGGTACCAGCAAACACTCTACTTCCTCTTCTGGTGCTTCGTCCTCCTCTTCAGCCCACAAGCCACAACGCAGCGTCTCCACCTATCAGCGCCAGAGACGACACTCTGACTTCT GTGCTCCGGCAGCTCCTGGGTCGGCGCATCCCAAGCGCAGCCCAAGCGGGGTGGGAGAAGCATCTGGGCTAAAGGAGGAAAGGCTGTCAGTCCGCAAGCCCAGCAACAGTACCGTCAGTTCTCGGAGCATCCCGACACCCTCCAGTCCGATGGTCAGCTCTGCTCACAATCCCAACAAAGCCGAGATACCTGACAGACGGAAGGAGGCCAACTCCACCACG AATAATGTCTCTGCTAGTGGCATGACGCGAAGGAATACGTACGTGTGCAGCGCAGACAGACAGTCGTTGTTGCAAAACGGCAAAGAGAACAG TTCCCTTTCCCACCGGCTGCCCCCAGCCTCTCCCTCTACCCACAGCTTCACAGGCACGTCAGCCTCTTCCGCCTCCTCGACCTCCACAACCTCCTCGCGTCTCTCACGGGGCTCCACAGCCAGAAGCACCTTCCACGGCGGGCAAATCCGAGACCGCCGGCCGCCCTTACACGGGACGGCGGCTTCGCCCACACTGTCGCACGACACAGGTGGCACCCTGCCTGGTGCCAGAACCCCACGCACCCCCAGCAACCTTCTCAGCAAGCTCACCTCCAAGTTGACCCGCAG GGTCACAGACGAACCTGAGAGAATCAGCAGATCTCCGGTCACAAG TGTCACAAGCTAG
- the mark4b gene encoding MAP/microtubule affinity-regulating kinase 4 isoform X5: MSLLRAALPGNERKPDHHTSLSNSRSDKGPGWSSRSLGARCRNSIALCSDEQPHIGNYRLLKTIGKGNFAKVKLARHILTGKEVAIKIIDKTQLNPSSLQKLFREVRIMKTLNHPNIVQLFEVIETEKTLYLIMEYASGGEVFDYLVAHGRMKEKEARGKFRQIVSAVHYCHQKNIVHRDLKAENLLLDANSNIKIADFGFSNEFMAGSKLDTFCGSPPYAAPELFQGKKYDGPEVDIWSLGVILYTLVSGSLPFDGQNLKELRERVLRGKYRVPFYMSTDCEGILRRFLVLNPTKRCSLEQIMKDKWLNVSYEGEELKPHKEPEEDFNDTVRIDVMVGMGFTREEIRDSLVSHKYNEVTATYFLLARKNEAESTVSRSASSLSLARARTGTIANGTSKHSTSSSGASSSSSAHKPQRSVSTYQRQRRHSDFCAPAAPGSAHPKRSPSGVGEASGLKEERLSVRKPSNSTVSSRSIPTPSSPMVSSAHNPNKAEIPDRRKEANSTTNNVSASGMTRRNTYVCSADRQSLLQNGKENSSLSHRLPPASPSTHSFTGTSASSASSTSTTSSRLSRGSTARSTFHGGQIRDRRPPLHGTAASPTLSHDTGGTLPGARTPRTPSNLLSKLTSKLTRRVTLDPSKRQSSNKSVSGCNLPQATKTVNEPERISRSPVTSVTS, encoded by the exons ATGTCTTTATTAAGAGCCGCACTGCCCGGAAACGAGCGGAAACCGGATCAT CACACCTCGCTGTCCAACAGCCGCTCGGACAAGGGTCCAGGTTGGTCCAGCCGCTCGCTGGGTGCCCGATGTCGCAACTCCATCGCGCTGTGCTCAGATGAACAGCCGCACATCGGAAACTACCGGCTGCTCAAGACCATCGGCAAGGGCAACTTCGCCAAGGTCAAACTGGCGCGACACATCCTAACTGGCAaagag gttgcaataaaaataattgaTAAAACACAACTCAACCCTTCGAGCCTACAGAAG ctttttcgtgAGGTACGCATCATGAAAACCCTCAACCATCCCAACATAG TCCAGCTTTTTGAGGTCATCGAGACGGAGAAGACACTATACCTGATTATGGAGTACGCCAGTGGAG GGGAGGTGTTTGACTACCTCGTGGCTCATGGCCGCATGAAGGAGAAAGAAGCCCGCGGCAAGTTCCGACAG ATTGTGTCAGCAGTGCACTATTGCCATCAGAAGAACATTGTTCACAGAGACTTGAAG GCGGAGAATCTGCTCTTGGACGCCAACTCCAACATCAAAATCGCTGACTTTGGCTTCAGCAACGAGTTTATGGCTGGCAGCAAACTGGACACCTTCTGCGGCTCGCCGCCCTACGCCGCGCCCGAACTTTTCCAAGGCAAGAAATACGATGGTCCCGAGGTGGACATCTGGAGCCTGGGCGTCATCCTCTACACCCTGGTCAGCGGCTCGCTGCCCTTTGACGGCCAAAACCTAAAG GAGTTGCGTGAGCGTGTCCTGAGAGGCAAATACCGTGTGCCCTTCTACATGTCCACAGACTGCGAAGGAATCTTGCGCCGCTTCCTGGTCCTCAACCCGACTAAGCGCTGTTCATTGGAG CAAATCATGAAAGACAAGTGGTTGAATGTGAGCTATGAAGGAGAAGAGCTGAAACCTCACAAAGAGCCCGAGGAGGACTTCAACGACACCGTCCGCATTG ATGTGATGGTGGGGATGGGTTTCACCAGAGAGGAGATCCGAGATTCTCTGGTCAGTCACAAGTACAATGAGGTGACGGCCACGTACTTCCTGCTGGCACGAAAGAACGAG GCCGAAAGCACAGTGTCCCGATCAGCCAGCAGTCTCAGCCTGGCTCGCGCCAGGACCGGTACCATCGCCAACGGTACCAGCAAACACTCTACTTCCTCTTCTGGTGCTTCGTCCTCCTCTTCAGCCCACAAGCCACAACGCAGCGTCTCCACCTATCAGCGCCAGAGACGACACTCTGACTTCT GTGCTCCGGCAGCTCCTGGGTCGGCGCATCCCAAGCGCAGCCCAAGCGGGGTGGGAGAAGCATCTGGGCTAAAGGAGGAAAGGCTGTCAGTCCGCAAGCCCAGCAACAGTACCGTCAGTTCTCGGAGCATCCCGACACCCTCCAGTCCGATGGTCAGCTCTGCTCACAATCCCAACAAAGCCGAGATACCTGACAGACGGAAGGAGGCCAACTCCACCACG AATAATGTCTCTGCTAGTGGCATGACGCGAAGGAATACGTACGTGTGCAGCGCAGACAGACAGTCGTTGTTGCAAAACGGCAAAGAGAACAG TTCCCTTTCCCACCGGCTGCCCCCAGCCTCTCCCTCTACCCACAGCTTCACAGGCACGTCAGCCTCTTCCGCCTCCTCGACCTCCACAACCTCCTCGCGTCTCTCACGGGGCTCCACAGCCAGAAGCACCTTCCACGGCGGGCAAATCCGAGACCGCCGGCCGCCCTTACACGGGACGGCGGCTTCGCCCACACTGTCGCACGACACAGGTGGCACCCTGCCTGGTGCCAGAACCCCACGCACCCCCAGCAACCTTCTCAGCAAGCTCACCTCCAAGTTGACCCGCAG GGTCACTCTTGACCCTTCTAAGCGTCAGAGTTCAAACAAATCCGTGTCGGGCTGCAACCTCCCGCAGGCCACAAAAACAGTTA ACGAACCTGAGAGAATCAGCAGATCTCCGGTCACAAG TGTCACAAGCTAG
- the mark4b gene encoding MAP/microtubule affinity-regulating kinase 4 isoform X7, whose product MSLLRAALPGNERKPDHHTSLSNSRSDKGPGWSSRSLGARCRNSIALCSDEQPHIGNYRLLKTIGKGNFAKVKLARHILTGKEVAIKIIDKTQLNPSSLQKLFREVRIMKTLNHPNIVQLFEVIETEKTLYLIMEYASGGEVFDYLVAHGRMKEKEARGKFRQIVSAVHYCHQKNIVHRDLKAENLLLDANSNIKIADFGFSNEFMAGSKLDTFCGSPPYAAPELFQGKKYDGPEVDIWSLGVILYTLVSGSLPFDGQNLKELRERVLRGKYRVPFYMSTDCEGILRRFLVLNPTKRCSLEQIMKDKWLNVSYEGEELKPHKEPEEDFNDTVRIDVMVGMGFTREEIRDSLVSHKYNEVTATYFLLARKNEAESTVSRSASSLSLARARTGTIANGTSKHSTSSSGASSSSSAHKPQRSVSTYQRQRRHSDFCAPAAPGSAHPKRSPSGVGEASGLKEERLSVRKPSNSTVSSRSIPTPSSPMVSSAHNPNKAEIPDRRKEANSTTNNVSASGMTRRNTYVCSADRQSLLQNGKENSSLSHRLPPASPSTHSFTGTSASSASSTSTTSSRLSRGSTARSTFHGGQIRDRRPPLHGTAASPTLSHDTGGTLPGARTPRTPSNLLSKLTSKLTRRRT is encoded by the exons ATGTCTTTATTAAGAGCCGCACTGCCCGGAAACGAGCGGAAACCGGATCAT CACACCTCGCTGTCCAACAGCCGCTCGGACAAGGGTCCAGGTTGGTCCAGCCGCTCGCTGGGTGCCCGATGTCGCAACTCCATCGCGCTGTGCTCAGATGAACAGCCGCACATCGGAAACTACCGGCTGCTCAAGACCATCGGCAAGGGCAACTTCGCCAAGGTCAAACTGGCGCGACACATCCTAACTGGCAaagag gttgcaataaaaataattgaTAAAACACAACTCAACCCTTCGAGCCTACAGAAG ctttttcgtgAGGTACGCATCATGAAAACCCTCAACCATCCCAACATAG TCCAGCTTTTTGAGGTCATCGAGACGGAGAAGACACTATACCTGATTATGGAGTACGCCAGTGGAG GGGAGGTGTTTGACTACCTCGTGGCTCATGGCCGCATGAAGGAGAAAGAAGCCCGCGGCAAGTTCCGACAG ATTGTGTCAGCAGTGCACTATTGCCATCAGAAGAACATTGTTCACAGAGACTTGAAG GCGGAGAATCTGCTCTTGGACGCCAACTCCAACATCAAAATCGCTGACTTTGGCTTCAGCAACGAGTTTATGGCTGGCAGCAAACTGGACACCTTCTGCGGCTCGCCGCCCTACGCCGCGCCCGAACTTTTCCAAGGCAAGAAATACGATGGTCCCGAGGTGGACATCTGGAGCCTGGGCGTCATCCTCTACACCCTGGTCAGCGGCTCGCTGCCCTTTGACGGCCAAAACCTAAAG GAGTTGCGTGAGCGTGTCCTGAGAGGCAAATACCGTGTGCCCTTCTACATGTCCACAGACTGCGAAGGAATCTTGCGCCGCTTCCTGGTCCTCAACCCGACTAAGCGCTGTTCATTGGAG CAAATCATGAAAGACAAGTGGTTGAATGTGAGCTATGAAGGAGAAGAGCTGAAACCTCACAAAGAGCCCGAGGAGGACTTCAACGACACCGTCCGCATTG ATGTGATGGTGGGGATGGGTTTCACCAGAGAGGAGATCCGAGATTCTCTGGTCAGTCACAAGTACAATGAGGTGACGGCCACGTACTTCCTGCTGGCACGAAAGAACGAG GCCGAAAGCACAGTGTCCCGATCAGCCAGCAGTCTCAGCCTGGCTCGCGCCAGGACCGGTACCATCGCCAACGGTACCAGCAAACACTCTACTTCCTCTTCTGGTGCTTCGTCCTCCTCTTCAGCCCACAAGCCACAACGCAGCGTCTCCACCTATCAGCGCCAGAGACGACACTCTGACTTCT GTGCTCCGGCAGCTCCTGGGTCGGCGCATCCCAAGCGCAGCCCAAGCGGGGTGGGAGAAGCATCTGGGCTAAAGGAGGAAAGGCTGTCAGTCCGCAAGCCCAGCAACAGTACCGTCAGTTCTCGGAGCATCCCGACACCCTCCAGTCCGATGGTCAGCTCTGCTCACAATCCCAACAAAGCCGAGATACCTGACAGACGGAAGGAGGCCAACTCCACCACG AATAATGTCTCTGCTAGTGGCATGACGCGAAGGAATACGTACGTGTGCAGCGCAGACAGACAGTCGTTGTTGCAAAACGGCAAAGAGAACAG TTCCCTTTCCCACCGGCTGCCCCCAGCCTCTCCCTCTACCCACAGCTTCACAGGCACGTCAGCCTCTTCCGCCTCCTCGACCTCCACAACCTCCTCGCGTCTCTCACGGGGCTCCACAGCCAGAAGCACCTTCCACGGCGGGCAAATCCGAGACCGCCGGCCGCCCTTACACGGGACGGCGGCTTCGCCCACACTGTCGCACGACACAGGTGGCACCCTGCCTGGTGCCAGAACCCCACGCACCCCCAGCAACCTTCTCAGCAAGCTCACCTCCAAGTTGACCCGCAG ACGAACCTGA